Proteins found in one Saccharomyces kudriavzevii IFO 1802 strain IFO1802 genome assembly, chromosome: 11 genomic segment:
- the TRP3 gene encoding bifunctional anthranilate synthase/indole-3-glycerol-phosphate synthase (similar to Saccharomyces cerevisiae TRP3 (YKL211C); ancestral locus Anc_1.532), whose translation MSVHAATNPINKHVVLIDNYDSFTWNVYEYLCQEGAKVSVYRNDAITVPEIAALSPDTLLISPGPGHPKTDSGISRDCIKYFAGKIPVFGVCMGQQCMFDVFGGEVTYAGEIVHGKTSLITHDNCGIFKNVPQGIAVTRYHSLAGTEASLPSCLKVTASTENGIIMGVRHKKYTVEGVQFHPESILTEEGHLMIRNILNINGGTWEENGSSPSNSILDRIYAQRKIDVNEQSKVPGFTLQDLQSNYNLGLAPPVQDLHAKLSSSHNRAAVLAEVKRASPSKGPICLKAVAAEQALKYAEAGASAISVLTEPHWFQGSLQDLVNVRRIVDLKFSPKERPCILRKEFIFSKYQVLEARLAGADTILLIVKMLSQPLLKELYDYSRKLNMEPLVEVNSKEELQRALEIGAKVIGVNNRDLHSFNVDLNTTSNLVESTPKEVLLIALSGITTKEDAEKYKKEGVHGFLVGEALMKSTDVKKFIHELSE comes from the coding sequence ATGTCTGTGCACGCTGCAACAAACCCAATTAATAAGCATGTGGTTTTAATCGACAACTACGACTCCTTCACATGGAACGTTTACGAGTATTTGTGCCAAGAGGGCGCCAAAGTCAGCGTCTACCGTAACGATGCAATCACAGTTCCTGAAATCGCCGCTTTGAGCCCCGACACGTTGCTTATTTCGCCCGGACCAGGCCACCCAAAGACGGATTCCGGTATCTCAAGAGACTGTATAAAGTACTTTGCTGGAAAAATTCCAGTCTTTGGGGTCTGCATGGGCCAGCAATGTATGTTCGACGTCTTTGGTGGTGAAGTTACATACGCGGGTGAAATTGTCCACGGTAAAACATCACTCATCACCCACGATAACTGTGGGATTTTTAAGAACGTGCCCCAAGGTATTGCAGTGACGAGATACCACTCTTTAGCTGGTACCGAAGCATCCCTGCCATCCTGCCTCAAGGTTACTGCTAGCACGGAAAATGGCATCATCATGGGTGTGAGACATAAGAAGTATACAGTGGAAGGTGTGCAGTTCCATCCAGAATCCATCTTGACCGAAGAGGGTCACTTGATGATTAGAAATATTCTGAACATTAATGGTGGCACATGGGAGGAGAATGGCTCGTCTCCTTCAAACTCTATTTTGGATCGCATCTATGCTCAACGTAAAATTGATGTTAATGAACAATCTAAAGTCCCAGGTTTCACTTTGCAAGATTTACAATCAAATTATAACTTAGGTCTTGCTCCACCGGTACAGGACCTCCACGCAAAACTGTCATCATCTCACAACAGAGCCGCCGTTCTTGCTGAAGTCAAGCGCGCATCTCCCTCAAAGGGTCCTATCTGCCTAAAGGCCGTTGCTGCTGAACAGGCTTTGAAATACGCGGAGGCTGGGGCTTCGGCCATCTCCGTATTGACTGAACCCCATTGGTTCCAGGGGTCATTGCAGGATTTAGTCAATGTGAGAAGAATTGTAGACTTGAAATTCTCCCCCAAGGAGAGACCTTGCATTctaagaaaagaatttaTCTTCAGCAAGTATCAAGTCCTAGAAGCAAGATTGGCAGGGGCTGACACCATCCTTCTAATAGTCAAGATGTTATCTCAGCCCTTATTAAAGGAGCTGTACGATTACAGTAGAAAGTTAAACATGGAGCCTCTTGTGGAGGTAAATTCCAAAGAGGAGTTACAGCGGGCTTTGGAGATTGGCGCTAAAGTTATAGGTGTCAATAATAGGGATCTACACTCATTTAACGTGGACCTAAACACCACCAGCAATCTTGTAGAATCTACTCCTAAGGAGGTTCTTTTGATTGCTCTTTCGGGAATCACCACGAAGGAAGATGCGGAGAaatataagaaagaaggtGTTCA